A DNA window from Pleurodeles waltl isolate 20211129_DDA chromosome 12, aPleWal1.hap1.20221129, whole genome shotgun sequence contains the following coding sequences:
- the LOC138267122 gene encoding octapeptide-repeat protein T2-like, with translation MGQKRERQQERRIKGEKRQQEREIKERKGKKSERSRRKKAARTRDQGDRRRQGREIKERKGKKSERSRREKAKRARDKGEKRQQEREIKETEGNKDERSRREKVKTAIGQEIKARESS, from the coding sequence ATGGGCCAAAAGCGAGAAAGGCAGCAAGAACGAAGGATAAAAGGAGAGAAAAGACAGCAAGaacgagagatcaaggagagaaaaggcaaaaagagcgagagatcaaggagaaAAAAGGCAGCAAGAACGAGAGATCAAGGAGACAGAAGGCGACAAGggcgagagatcaaggagagaaaaggcaaaaagagcgagagatcaaggagagaaaaggcaaaaagagcgagagataaaggagagaaaaggcagcaAGAACGAGAGATCAAGGAGACAGAAGGCAACAAGgacgagagatcaaggagagaaaaggtAAAAACAGCAATAGGGCAAGAGATAAAGGCAAGAGAGAGCAGTTAA